Proteins from a single region of Neodiprion virginianus isolate iyNeoVirg1 chromosome 4, iyNeoVirg1.1, whole genome shotgun sequence:
- the LOC124301776 gene encoding fatty acyl-CoA reductase wat-like isoform X1, whose product MSQASYIQDMLSDSASDQATGPSEVASFYAHTNILLTGGAGFLGKLLTERILRSCPEVSTLFLLLRAKKGKSPQERFAELFDDLIFDRLKKEKPGFARKVRLIEGDVGEIGLGLAPEQRELLRTTNIVIHGAATVRFDESVRIATKINVRGTKEMLILAKEMPNLRAFVHISTAYSNCVRESIDEKFYPPPIDSDKLLDLVEILDDASLEHLTPVLLGKYPNTYVFTKAVAEDVIRRNSHSLPVCIVRPSIVIATYKEPIAGWIDNVYGPTGVVLGAAIGLLRTLHCDPEGIADMIPADFVVNNIIVAAWDIAEARTTNVNNAYSSKIPETDEPPIYNVVSSCQKPFRWGEFMRQIEEYGLKVPSMMCIWYYCFKLNKYESVHKIYVIFLHLLPALIVDSVARIIGREPMLWKAYKKIHKFSAVISYFATRQWRFSNNGVLRLSAKLNPADQNQFKLNMKDFSWEEFNYNSVRGGRVYLLKDPLDTIPKAAVRYARLRIIHYAVVTVMWGMIFWLLWTLVRFLGLW is encoded by the exons ATGTCTCAAGCTTCGTATATACAAGACATGCTGTCGGACTCTGCATCCGATCAGGCCACGGGTCCCAGTGAAGTTGCAAGTTTTTATGCACACACGAATATCCTTCTCACTGGAGGTGCCGGTTTTTTAGGAAAACTTCTGACAGAGCGGATACTGCG GTCATGTCCCGAGGTGAGCACGTTGTTTCTGCTGCTCCGAGcaaaaaaagggaaaagcCCGCAAGAAAGATTTGCGGAACTCTTTGACGACTTG ATTTTCGACCGACTGAAGAAAGAGAAGCCTGGATTTGCTCGAAAAGTCAGGTTGATCGAGGGTGACGTGGGGGAGATCGGTTTGGGTTTGGCGCCGGAGCAAAGGGAACTGCTCCGAACCACGAACATCGTGATACACGGTGCAGCCACCGTACGATTTGACGAATCCGTGCGAATTGCTACCAAGATCAACGTCAGAGGCACCAAGGAGATGCTGATACTCGCCAAGGAAATGCCAAATCTTAGA GCATTCGTCCACATCTCAACAGCCTACTCGAACTGCGTTCGAGAGTccatcgatgaaaaattctaccCACCACCAATCGACTCGGACAAGTTACTCGATCTCGTGGAGATATTGGATGACGCCTCCCTCGAACACCTCACGCCGGT ACTCTTGGGTAAATATCCGAATACGTACGTCTTCACCAAAGCGGTCGCCGAGGACGTTATTCGCCGCAACAGTCATAGTCTGCCAGTCTGCATTGTCAGGCCGTCCATAGTAATCGCAACTTATAAGGAACCCATCGCTGGTTGGATCGACAACGTCTACGGTCCCACCGGAGTAGTGCTCGGGGCTGCGATTGGATTATTACGGACTCTTCACTGTGACCCGGAAGGCATCGCCGACATGATTCCCGCAGACTTCGTAGTCAACAACATCATTGTCGCCGCATGGGACATCGCCGAAGCTCG AACCACGAATGTCAATAACGCGTATAGTTCGAAGATTCCGGAGACTGATGAGCCTCCAATCTACAACGTCGTATCATCGTGCCAGAAACCCTTTAGGTGGGGTGAATTCATGCGTCAAATAGAAGAATATGGATTAAAAGTTCCAAGTATGATGTGTATATGGTACTACTGCTTCAAACTCAATAAGTATGAATCGGTTCACAAGATATACGTGATCTTCCTCCACCTTCTTCCCGCTCTCATTGTAGACAGTGTGGCCCGCATTATAGGACGCGAGCCCAT GTTATGGAAAGCTTACAAGAAGATTCACAAATTCAGCGCCGTGATTTCGTATTTCGCGACGCGACAATGGCGCTTCAGTAACAACGGTGTTTTGAGACTGTCGGCGAAGTTGAACCCCGCCGATCAGAACCAGTTTAAGTTGAACATGAAAGACTTCAGCTGGGAGGAATTCAACTACAATTCCGTTCGTGGTGGACGTGTTTATCTTTTGAAAGACCCATTGGACACTATACCTAAAGCAGCTGTTAGATATGCAAG GTTGCGGATCATTCACTACGCTGTAGTAACAGTGATGTGGGGAATGATTTTCTGGCTGCTATGGACACTCGTAAGATTTTTGGGTTTATGGTAA
- the LOC124301777 gene encoding fatty acyl-CoA reductase wat-like codes for MSQASYIQDMLSDSASDQATGPSEVASFYAHTNILLTGGAGFLGKLLTERILRSCPEVSTLFLLLRAKKGKSPQERFAELFDDLIFDRLKKEKPGFARKVRLIEGDVGEIGLGLAPEQRELLRTTNIVIHGAATVRFDESVRIATKINVRGTKEMLILAKEMPNLRAFVHISTAYSNCVRESIDEKFYPPPIDSEKLLDLVEILDDASLEHLTPVLLGKYPNTYVFTKAVAEDVIRRNSHSLPVCIVRPSIVISTYKEPIAGWIDNVYGTTGVVVGAAIGLLRTLHCDPEGIADMIPADFVVNNIIVAAWDIAEARTTNVNNADSSKIPETDEPPIYNVVSSCQKPFTLGKLMRHIEEYGFEIPTMMCIWYYCFKLNKYESVHKIYVIFLHLLPALIVDSVARIIGREPMLWKAYKKIHKFSAVISYFATQQWRFSNNGVLRLSAKLSPADQNQFNVNMEKFSWEEFNYHYIRGLRLYIVKDPFDSLPQASARYARLRIAHYTLISVVCGFLFWLLWTLVKFMGM; via the exons ATGTCTCAAGCTTCGTATATACAAGACATGCTGTCGGACTCTGCATCCGATCAGGCCACGGGTCCCAGTGAAGTTGCAAGTTTTTATGCACACACGAATATCCTTCTCACTGGAGGTGCCGGTTTTTTAGGAAAACTTCTGACAGAGCGGATACTGCG GTCATGTCCCGAGGTGAGCACGTTGTTTCTGCTGCTCCGAGcaaaaaaagggaaaagcCCACAAGAAAGATTTGCGGAACTCTTTGACGACTTG ATTTTCGACCGACTGAAGAAAGAGAAGCCTGGATTTGCTCGAAAAGTCAGGTTGATCGAGGGTGACGTGGGGGAGATCGGTTTGGGTTTGGCGCCGGAGCAAAGGGAACTGCTCCGAACCACGAACATCGTGATACACGGTGCAGCCACCGTACGATTTGACGAATCCGTGCGAATTGCTACCAAGATCAACGTCAGAGGCACCAAGGAGATGCTGATACTCGCCAAGGAAATGCCAAATCTTAGA GCATTCGTCCACATCTCAACAGCCTACTCGAACTGCGTTCGAGAGTccatcgatgaaaaattctaccCACCACCAATCGACTCGGAAAAGTTACTCGATCTCGTGGAGATATTGGATGACGCCTCCCTCGAACACCTCACGCCGGT ACTCTTGGGTAAATATCCGAATACGTACGTCTTCACCAAAGCGGTCGCCGAGGACGTTATTCGCCGCAACAGTCATAGTCTGCCAGTCTGCATTGTCAGGCCGTCCATAGTAATCTCAACTTATAAGGAACCCATCGCTGGTTGGATCGACAACGTCTACGGTACCACCGGAGTAGTGGTCGGGGCTGCGATTGGATTATTACGGACTCTTCACTGTGACCCGGAAGGCATCGCCGACATGATTCCCGCAGACTTCGTAGTCAACAACATCATTGTCGCCGCATGGGACATCGCCGAAGCTCG AACCACGAATGTCAATAACGCGGATAGTTCGAAGATTCCGGAGACTGATGAGCCTCCGATCTATAACGTCGTATCATCGTGCCAGAAACCCTTCACGTTGGGTAAACTCATGCGTCATATAGAAGAATATGGATTTGAAATTCCAACCATGATGTGTATATGGTACTACTGCTTCAAACTCAACAAGTATGAATCGGTTCACAAGATATACGTGATCTTCCTCCACCTTCTTCCCGCTCTCATTGTAGACAGTGTGGCCCGCATTATAGGACGCGAGCCCAT GTTATGGAAAGCTTACAAGAAGATTCACAAATTCAGCGCCGTGATTTCGTACTTCGCGACGCAACAATGGCGCTTCAGTAACAACGGTGTTTTGAGACTGTCGGCGAAATTGAGCCCCGCCGATCAGAACCAGTTTAATGTGAACATGGAAAAGTTCAGCTGGGAGGAATTCAATTATCATTACATTCGTGGTTTACGGCTTTACATTGTGAAAGACCCATTCGACAGTCTACCTCAAGCATCTGCTAGATACGCAAG ATTACGAATAGCTCACTACACTTTAATATCGGTGGTATGTGGTTTTCTTTTCTGGCTTCTATGGACTCTTGTTAAATTTATGGGCATGTAG
- the LOC124301776 gene encoding fatty acyl-CoA reductase wat-like isoform X2, producing MKKQPKPLKTTYDRIERPLKVDCIRPPCRCGIYFTSRNIHEGSVKKIRRSCPEVSTLFLLLRAKKGKSPQERFAELFDDLIFDRLKKEKPGFARKVRLIEGDVGEIGLGLAPEQRELLRTTNIVIHGAATVRFDESVRIATKINVRGTKEMLILAKEMPNLRAFVHISTAYSNCVRESIDEKFYPPPIDSDKLLDLVEILDDASLEHLTPVLLGKYPNTYVFTKAVAEDVIRRNSHSLPVCIVRPSIVIATYKEPIAGWIDNVYGPTGVVLGAAIGLLRTLHCDPEGIADMIPADFVVNNIIVAAWDIAEARTTNVNNAYSSKIPETDEPPIYNVVSSCQKPFRWGEFMRQIEEYGLKVPSMMCIWYYCFKLNKYESVHKIYVIFLHLLPALIVDSVARIIGREPMLWKAYKKIHKFSAVISYFATRQWRFSNNGVLRLSAKLNPADQNQFKLNMKDFSWEEFNYNSVRGGRVYLLKDPLDTIPKAAVRYARLRIIHYAVVTVMWGMIFWLLWTLVRFLGLW from the exons atgaaaaaacagCCAAAACCGTTAAAAACGACCTATGACCGCATTGAGCGACCTCTAAAAGTTGATTGTATACGTCCTCCTTGCCGTTGTGgcatttattttacatctcGAAACATTCATGAAGGgagcgtgaaaaaaattagaag GTCATGTCCCGAGGTGAGCACGTTGTTTCTGCTGCTCCGAGcaaaaaaagggaaaagcCCGCAAGAAAGATTTGCGGAACTCTTTGACGACTTG ATTTTCGACCGACTGAAGAAAGAGAAGCCTGGATTTGCTCGAAAAGTCAGGTTGATCGAGGGTGACGTGGGGGAGATCGGTTTGGGTTTGGCGCCGGAGCAAAGGGAACTGCTCCGAACCACGAACATCGTGATACACGGTGCAGCCACCGTACGATTTGACGAATCCGTGCGAATTGCTACCAAGATCAACGTCAGAGGCACCAAGGAGATGCTGATACTCGCCAAGGAAATGCCAAATCTTAGA GCATTCGTCCACATCTCAACAGCCTACTCGAACTGCGTTCGAGAGTccatcgatgaaaaattctaccCACCACCAATCGACTCGGACAAGTTACTCGATCTCGTGGAGATATTGGATGACGCCTCCCTCGAACACCTCACGCCGGT ACTCTTGGGTAAATATCCGAATACGTACGTCTTCACCAAAGCGGTCGCCGAGGACGTTATTCGCCGCAACAGTCATAGTCTGCCAGTCTGCATTGTCAGGCCGTCCATAGTAATCGCAACTTATAAGGAACCCATCGCTGGTTGGATCGACAACGTCTACGGTCCCACCGGAGTAGTGCTCGGGGCTGCGATTGGATTATTACGGACTCTTCACTGTGACCCGGAAGGCATCGCCGACATGATTCCCGCAGACTTCGTAGTCAACAACATCATTGTCGCCGCATGGGACATCGCCGAAGCTCG AACCACGAATGTCAATAACGCGTATAGTTCGAAGATTCCGGAGACTGATGAGCCTCCAATCTACAACGTCGTATCATCGTGCCAGAAACCCTTTAGGTGGGGTGAATTCATGCGTCAAATAGAAGAATATGGATTAAAAGTTCCAAGTATGATGTGTATATGGTACTACTGCTTCAAACTCAATAAGTATGAATCGGTTCACAAGATATACGTGATCTTCCTCCACCTTCTTCCCGCTCTCATTGTAGACAGTGTGGCCCGCATTATAGGACGCGAGCCCAT GTTATGGAAAGCTTACAAGAAGATTCACAAATTCAGCGCCGTGATTTCGTATTTCGCGACGCGACAATGGCGCTTCAGTAACAACGGTGTTTTGAGACTGTCGGCGAAGTTGAACCCCGCCGATCAGAACCAGTTTAAGTTGAACATGAAAGACTTCAGCTGGGAGGAATTCAACTACAATTCCGTTCGTGGTGGACGTGTTTATCTTTTGAAAGACCCATTGGACACTATACCTAAAGCAGCTGTTAGATATGCAAG GTTGCGGATCATTCACTACGCTGTAGTAACAGTGATGTGGGGAATGATTTTCTGGCTGCTATGGACACTCGTAAGATTTTTGGGTTTATGGTAA